From Demequina capsici, one genomic window encodes:
- a CDS encoding transketolase → MTVEEDLVPEVHVEDVPKDVFSVIGRVPEGAPREEAIAFLRDAARAVRKRDIQMVSAAGLGHIGGEYSVIDILVTLYLHSLRMGPELLGDPERDRFILSKGHAAAALYTTLAAAGFIDPDDLSTFMQPLSQLNGHPARTKIAAVEASTGPLGHGLPIAVGTAIAGKIDGSARRTFVVTGDGELQEGSNWEAMMTAGNHGLANLCVIVDRNRLQQGAKVEDTNDLEPLPDKLRAFGMEVVELTGHDHGALMDAFAQVPAASGKPTAIIAHTVKGNPISFMSNNVAWHHKVPTPEQVAQAIEELEQS, encoded by the coding sequence ATGACAGTCGAGGAGGACCTGGTCCCCGAGGTCCATGTCGAGGACGTGCCCAAGGACGTGTTCAGCGTCATCGGCCGGGTGCCCGAGGGTGCGCCGCGCGAGGAGGCGATCGCGTTCCTGCGGGACGCCGCCCGCGCCGTGCGCAAGCGCGACATCCAGATGGTCTCGGCCGCCGGGCTGGGACACATCGGAGGCGAGTACTCCGTCATCGACATCCTCGTGACGCTGTACCTGCACTCGCTGCGCATGGGGCCGGAGCTGCTCGGCGACCCCGAGCGCGACCGCTTCATCCTGTCGAAGGGCCACGCTGCGGCGGCGCTGTACACGACGCTCGCCGCCGCCGGGTTCATCGACCCTGACGACCTGAGCACGTTCATGCAGCCGCTGTCCCAGCTCAACGGTCACCCGGCGCGCACCAAGATCGCCGCCGTCGAGGCCAGCACCGGACCTCTCGGGCACGGGCTCCCGATCGCCGTCGGCACCGCGATCGCCGGCAAGATCGACGGCTCGGCGCGCCGCACGTTCGTGGTGACGGGAGACGGGGAGCTGCAGGAGGGCTCCAACTGGGAGGCCATGATGACCGCGGGCAACCACGGCCTGGCGAACCTCTGCGTCATCGTCGACCGCAACCGCCTTCAGCAGGGCGCGAAGGTCGAGGACACGAACGACCTCGAGCCGCTGCCGGACAAGCTCCGCGCCTTCGGCATGGAGGTCGTCGAGCTGACGGGCCACGATCACGGCGCGCTCATGGACGCGTTCGCACAAGTGCCGGCAGCCTCGGGCAAGCCGACCGCGATCATCGCGCACACCGTGAAGGGCAACCCGATCTCGTTCATGTCGAACAACGTCGCCTGGCACCACAAGGTGCCCACCCCTGAGCAGGTGGCCCAGGCGATCGAGGAGCTGGAGCAGTCATGA